A single window of Oncorhynchus keta strain PuntledgeMale-10-30-2019 chromosome 34, Oket_V2, whole genome shotgun sequence DNA harbors:
- the LOC118379506 gene encoding zyxin-like isoform X32, producing MSDSSGSKPFMVTSSINLKVTTPSFYNQPKKFASVNPPRPKSQSDPSPPPGSTPPAGPSPPPSLVSSTRGVGTAVIGRVGVMPPPPPSLCEDFPPPPPPLDDELPAPPPNCATTPPASDAPPPAFPPPPAVDDLPLPPAPLEENACLPRSPSPPPPPPPPPLPVSGPSSVPSAGENFQRLAKQTSFDKQLDSLTDLLSEMETRGPFNPKLPSQYSAPPPPAPKPAGPPPTAPKPNLSFLPPPEMGDKPPPAPWAEELKLRTTHRQANNPISTPVPAPAPQPFAKAPVVAPKAFGGMKTGTSVPPVGLKNQNHAPAPFGVAPKPSPTASSFPPPPAAPPAAPPAPPANKVSPPAFNHSKPSSIDSQMTAPMPPPQPKAMTSPPSFSQPMKSPPSSKPSPPGPVSVPGGGVPLSMREVEELERMTNAFIKDMDTHAPVITSAPTEVCGKCGEALSRSQPAVRAMNKLFHSDCFCCMSCHRPLQGMQFYDKDGTPQCDDCYTSSLAVCSRCGERITDRVLKAVGQCFHAHCFRCCTCACSLEGAPFITDDNNNPYCVPDYHRRFSPLCVCCNEPIVPDAGSQETVRVRPNKNFHLKCYRCEDCSRPLSIEADADGCYPLNGRILCMKCHTQRAKAMQ from the exons ATGTCTGACTCCAGCGGCAGTAAACCCTTCATGGTGACTTCCTCCATCAACCTCAAAGTCACCACCCCCTCCTTCTACAACCAGCCAAAGAAGTTTGCCTCGGTCAACCCGCCACGCCCCAAAAGCCAGTCCGACCCGTCGCCTCCCCCGGGCTCAACTCCTCCCGCaggtccctctcctccccccagtCTGGTCTCCTCAACACGCGGTGTCGGCACAGCTGTCATTGGTCGAGTTGGAGTGATGCCTCCACCCCCACCATCGCTCTGCGAAG ACTTCCCGCCCCCTCCTCCTCCGTTGGACGATGAGCTGCCAGCCCCTCCCCCCAACTGTGCAACCACACCCCCAGCCTCCGATGCCCCTCCCCCtgccttccctccccctcccgcGGTGGAtgacctccccctcccccccgcCCCGCTTGAGGAGAATGCCTGTCTCCCCCGTTccccgtctccccctcctccaccaccccctccccctctcccagtctctggtcCCAGTAGTGTCCCCAGTGCTGGGGAGAACTTTCAG cgtCTGGCAAAGCAGACTAGTTTTGACAAACAGCTGGATTCTCTGACTGACCTGCTGTCTGAGATGGAGACCAGAGGACCCTTCAACCCCAAG TTGCCCAGTCAGtactcagctcctcctcctcctgcccccaAGCCTGCAGGGCCTCCCCCCACTGCTCCCAAGCccaacctctccttcctcccccctccagagATGGGAGACAAGCCCCCTCCCGCTCCCTGGGCCGAGGAGCTCAAACTCCGGACGACACACAGACAAGCCAATAACCCTATATCCACCCCAGTTCCTGCTCCTGCCCCACAGCCATTTGCTAAAGCCCCAGTCGTGGCTCCTAAGGCTTTTGGGGGCATGAAAACGGGGACATCCGTGCCTCCTGTGGGACTGAAGAACCAGAACCATGCCCCGGCTCCATTTGGTGTTGCTCCTAAACCTTCCCCTACAGCcagctccttccctcctcctcctgccgcTCCTCCTGCCGCTCCTCCCGCCCCACCAGCCAACAAAGTGTCTCCCCCAGCCTTCAATCACTCAAAGCCCTCTTCCATTGACTCTCAGATGACTGCTCCCATGCCCCCTCCTCAGCCCAAAGCGATGACATCACCACCTTCTTTCAGCCAGCCAATGAAATCTCCCCCTTCATCAAAG CCCTCGCCTCCTgggcctgtctctgtcccaggtggaggtgttcctctctccatgagggaggtggaggagctgGAGAGAATGACCAATGCATTCATCaaagacatggacacacacgcTCCCGtcatcacctcagcacctacag aggtaTGTGGTAAGTGTGGTGAGGCTCTGTCTCGTTCCCAGCCTGCAGTGAGAGCCATGAACAAACTCTTCCACTCTGACTGTTTCTGCTGTATGAGCTGCCATCGCCCCCTGCAGGGCATGCAGTTCTACGACAAGGACGGGACGCCACAGTGTGACGACTGCTACACT AGTTCTCTGGCGGTGTGTTCTCGGTGTGGGGAGCGTATTACAGACCGTGTGTTGAAGGCGGTGGGCCAGTGTTTCCATGCCCATTGTTTCCGCTGCTGCACCTGCGCCTGCAGCCTGGAGGGGGCGCCTTTCATCACCGACGAcaacaacaacccatactgtgtCCCAGACTACCACAG GCGTttctctcccctgtgtgtgtg CTGTAATGAGCCCATAGTTCCTGACGCCGGCAGTCAAGAGACCGTGAGAGTAAGGCCCAACAAGAACTTCCACCTCAAGTGCTACCGCTGTGAG GATTGTTCCCGCCCCCTCTCCATAGAGGCGGACGCAGACGGCTGCTACCCATTGAACGGCAGGATCCTGTGCATGAAGTGCCACACCCAGCGGGCCAAGGCTATGCAGTGA
- the LOC118379506 gene encoding zyxin-like isoform X2, translated as MSDSSGSKPFMVTSSINLKVTTPSFYNQPKKFASVNPPRPKSQSDPSPPPGSTPPAGPSPPPSLVSSTRGVGTAVIGRVGVMPPPPPSLCEDFPPPPPPLDDELPAPPPNCATTPPASDAPPPAFPPPPAVDDLPLPPAPLEENACLPRSPSPPPPPPPPPLPVSGPSSVPSAGENFQRLAKQTSFDKQLDSLTDLLSEMETRGPFNPKLPSQYSAPPPPAPKPAGPPPTAPKPNLSFLPPPEMGDKPPPAPWAEELKLRTTHRQANNPISTPVPAPAPQPFAKAPVVAPKAFGGMKTGTSVPPVGLKNQNHAPAPFGVAPKPSPTASSFPPPPAAPPAAPPAPPANKVSPPAFNHSKPSSIDSQMTAPMPPPQPKAMTSPPSFSQPMKSPPSSKPSPPGPVSVPGGGVPLSMREVEELERMTNAFIKDMDTHAPVITSAPTEVCGKCGEALSRSQPAVRAMNKLFHSDCFCCMSCHRPLQGMQFYDKDGTPQCDDCYTSSLAVCSRCGERITDRVLKAVGQCFHAHCFRCCTCACSLEGAPFITDDNNNPYCVPDYHRRFSPLCVCCNEPIVPDAGSQETVRVRPNKNFHLKCYRCEVRTTDLLHLKYYRCEVRTTDLLHLKCYRCEVRTTDLLHLKYYRCEVRTSDLLHLKYYRCEVRTSDLLHLKYYRCEVRTTDLLHLKYYRCEVRTTDLLHLKYYRCEVRTSDLLHLKYYRCEVRTSDLLHLKYYRCEVRTTDLLHLKYYRCEVRTTDLLHLKYYRCEVRTSDLLHLKYYRCEVRTSDLLHLKYYRCEVRTTDLLHLKYYRCEVRTTDLLHLKYYRCEVRTTDLLHLKYYRCEVRTTDLLHLKYYRCEVRTTDLLHLKYYRCEVRTTDLLHLKYYRCEVRTTDLLHLKYYRCEVRTSDLLHLKYYRCEAFFLFCCLTWN; from the exons ATGTCTGACTCCAGCGGCAGTAAACCCTTCATGGTGACTTCCTCCATCAACCTCAAAGTCACCACCCCCTCCTTCTACAACCAGCCAAAGAAGTTTGCCTCGGTCAACCCGCCACGCCCCAAAAGCCAGTCCGACCCGTCGCCTCCCCCGGGCTCAACTCCTCCCGCaggtccctctcctccccccagtCTGGTCTCCTCAACACGCGGTGTCGGCACAGCTGTCATTGGTCGAGTTGGAGTGATGCCTCCACCCCCACCATCGCTCTGCGAAG ACTTCCCGCCCCCTCCTCCTCCGTTGGACGATGAGCTGCCAGCCCCTCCCCCCAACTGTGCAACCACACCCCCAGCCTCCGATGCCCCTCCCCCtgccttccctccccctcccgcGGTGGAtgacctccccctcccccccgcCCCGCTTGAGGAGAATGCCTGTCTCCCCCGTTccccgtctccccctcctccaccaccccctccccctctcccagtctctggtcCCAGTAGTGTCCCCAGTGCTGGGGAGAACTTTCAG cgtCTGGCAAAGCAGACTAGTTTTGACAAACAGCTGGATTCTCTGACTGACCTGCTGTCTGAGATGGAGACCAGAGGACCCTTCAACCCCAAG TTGCCCAGTCAGtactcagctcctcctcctcctgcccccaAGCCTGCAGGGCCTCCCCCCACTGCTCCCAAGCccaacctctccttcctcccccctccagagATGGGAGACAAGCCCCCTCCCGCTCCCTGGGCCGAGGAGCTCAAACTCCGGACGACACACAGACAAGCCAATAACCCTATATCCACCCCAGTTCCTGCTCCTGCCCCACAGCCATTTGCTAAAGCCCCAGTCGTGGCTCCTAAGGCTTTTGGGGGCATGAAAACGGGGACATCCGTGCCTCCTGTGGGACTGAAGAACCAGAACCATGCCCCGGCTCCATTTGGTGTTGCTCCTAAACCTTCCCCTACAGCcagctccttccctcctcctcctgccgcTCCTCCTGCCGCTCCTCCCGCCCCACCAGCCAACAAAGTGTCTCCCCCAGCCTTCAATCACTCAAAGCCCTCTTCCATTGACTCTCAGATGACTGCTCCCATGCCCCCTCCTCAGCCCAAAGCGATGACATCACCACCTTCTTTCAGCCAGCCAATGAAATCTCCCCCTTCATCAAAG CCCTCGCCTCCTgggcctgtctctgtcccaggtggaggtgttcctctctccatgagggaggtggaggagctgGAGAGAATGACCAATGCATTCATCaaagacatggacacacacgcTCCCGtcatcacctcagcacctacag aggtaTGTGGTAAGTGTGGTGAGGCTCTGTCTCGTTCCCAGCCTGCAGTGAGAGCCATGAACAAACTCTTCCACTCTGACTGTTTCTGCTGTATGAGCTGCCATCGCCCCCTGCAGGGCATGCAGTTCTACGACAAGGACGGGACGCCACAGTGTGACGACTGCTACACT AGTTCTCTGGCGGTGTGTTCTCGGTGTGGGGAGCGTATTACAGACCGTGTGTTGAAGGCGGTGGGCCAGTGTTTCCATGCCCATTGTTTCCGCTGCTGCACCTGCGCCTGCAGCCTGGAGGGGGCGCCTTTCATCACCGACGAcaacaacaacccatactgtgtCCCAGACTACCACAG GCGTttctctcccctgtgtgtgtg CTGTAATGAGCCCATAGTTCCTGACGCCGGCAGTCAAGAGACCGTGAGAGTAAGGCCCAACAAGAACTTCCACCTCAAGTGCTACCGCTGTGAGGTAAGGACAACAGACCTGCTACATCTAAAGTACTACCGCTGTGAGGTAAGGACAACAGACCTGCTACATCTAAAGTGCTACCGCTGTGAGGTAAGGACAACAGACCTGCTACATCTAAAGTACTACCGCTGTGAG GTAAGGACATCAGACCTGCTACATCTAAAGTACTACCGCTGTGAG GTAAGGACATCAGACCTGCTACATCTAAAGTACTACCGCTGTGAGGTAAGGACAACAGACCTGCTACATCTAAAGTACTACCGCTGTGAGGTAAGGACAACAGACCTGCTACATCTAAAGTACTACCGCTGTGAGGTAAGGACATCAGACCTGCTACATCTAAAGTACTACCGCTGTGAGGTAAGGACATCAGACCTGCTACATCTAAAGTACTACCGCTGTGAGGTAAGGACAACAGACCTGCTACATCTAAAGTACTACCGCTGTGAGGTAAGGACAACAGACCTGCTACATCTAAAGTACTACCGCTGTGAG GTAAGGACATCAGACCTGCTACATCTAAAGTACTACCGCTGTGAG GTAAGGACATCAGACCTGCTACATCTAAAGTACTACCGCTGTGAGGTAAGGACAACAGACCTGCTACATCTAAAGTACTACCGCTGTGAGGTAAGGACAACAGACCTGCTACATCTAAAGTACTACCGCTGTGAGGTAAGGACAACAGACCTGCTACATCTAAAGTACTACCGCTGTGAGGTAAGGACAACAGACCTGCTACATCTAAAGTACTACCGCTGTGAGGTAAGGACAACAGACCTGCTACATCTAAAGTACTACCGCTGTGAGGTAAGGACAACAGACCTGCTACATCTAAAGTACTACCGCTGTGAGGTAAGGACAACAGACCTGCTACATCTAAAGTACTACCGCTGTGAGGTAAGGACATCAGACCTGCTACATCTAAAGTACTACCGCTGTgaggcatttttcctattttgttgccttacctGGAATTAA
- the LOC118379506 gene encoding zyxin-like isoform X15 encodes MSDSSGSKPFMVTSSINLKVTTPSFYNQPKKFASVNPPRPKSQSDPSPPPGSTPPAGPSPPPSLVSSTRGVGTAVIGRVGVMPPPPPSLCEDFPPPPPPLDDELPAPPPNCATTPPASDAPPPAFPPPPAVDDLPLPPAPLEENACLPRSPSPPPPPPPPPLPVSGPSSVPSAGENFQRLAKQTSFDKQLDSLTDLLSEMETRGPFNPKLPSQYSAPPPPAPKPAGPPPTAPKPNLSFLPPPEMGDKPPPAPWAEELKLRTTHRQANNPISTPVPAPAPQPFAKAPVVAPKAFGGMKTGTSVPPVGLKNQNHAPAPFGVAPKPSPTASSFPPPPAAPPAAPPAPPANKVSPPAFNHSKPSSIDSQMTAPMPPPQPKAMTSPPSFSQPMKSPPSSKPSPPGPVSVPGGGVPLSMREVEELERMTNAFIKDMDTHAPVITSAPTEVCGKCGEALSRSQPAVRAMNKLFHSDCFCCMSCHRPLQGMQFYDKDGTPQCDDCYTSSLAVCSRCGERITDRVLKAVGQCFHAHCFRCCTCACSLEGAPFITDDNNNPYCVPDYHRRFSPLCVCCNEPIVPDAGSQETVRVRPNKNFHLKCYRCEVRTTDLLHLKYYRCEVRTTDLLHLKCYRCEVRTTDLLHLKYYRCEVRTSDLLHLKYYRCEVRTSDLLHLKYYRCEVRTTDLLHLKYYRCEVRTSDLLHLKYYRCEVRTSDLLHLKYYRCEVRTTDLLHLKYYRCEVRTTDLLHLKYYRCEVRTTDLLHLKYYRCEVRTTDLLHLKYYRCEVRTTDLLHLKYYRCEVRTTDLLHLKYYRCEVRTTDLLHLKYYRCEVRTSDLLHLKYYRCEAFFLFCCLTWN; translated from the exons ATGTCTGACTCCAGCGGCAGTAAACCCTTCATGGTGACTTCCTCCATCAACCTCAAAGTCACCACCCCCTCCTTCTACAACCAGCCAAAGAAGTTTGCCTCGGTCAACCCGCCACGCCCCAAAAGCCAGTCCGACCCGTCGCCTCCCCCGGGCTCAACTCCTCCCGCaggtccctctcctccccccagtCTGGTCTCCTCAACACGCGGTGTCGGCACAGCTGTCATTGGTCGAGTTGGAGTGATGCCTCCACCCCCACCATCGCTCTGCGAAG ACTTCCCGCCCCCTCCTCCTCCGTTGGACGATGAGCTGCCAGCCCCTCCCCCCAACTGTGCAACCACACCCCCAGCCTCCGATGCCCCTCCCCCtgccttccctccccctcccgcGGTGGAtgacctccccctcccccccgcCCCGCTTGAGGAGAATGCCTGTCTCCCCCGTTccccgtctccccctcctccaccaccccctccccctctcccagtctctggtcCCAGTAGTGTCCCCAGTGCTGGGGAGAACTTTCAG cgtCTGGCAAAGCAGACTAGTTTTGACAAACAGCTGGATTCTCTGACTGACCTGCTGTCTGAGATGGAGACCAGAGGACCCTTCAACCCCAAG TTGCCCAGTCAGtactcagctcctcctcctcctgcccccaAGCCTGCAGGGCCTCCCCCCACTGCTCCCAAGCccaacctctccttcctcccccctccagagATGGGAGACAAGCCCCCTCCCGCTCCCTGGGCCGAGGAGCTCAAACTCCGGACGACACACAGACAAGCCAATAACCCTATATCCACCCCAGTTCCTGCTCCTGCCCCACAGCCATTTGCTAAAGCCCCAGTCGTGGCTCCTAAGGCTTTTGGGGGCATGAAAACGGGGACATCCGTGCCTCCTGTGGGACTGAAGAACCAGAACCATGCCCCGGCTCCATTTGGTGTTGCTCCTAAACCTTCCCCTACAGCcagctccttccctcctcctcctgccgcTCCTCCTGCCGCTCCTCCCGCCCCACCAGCCAACAAAGTGTCTCCCCCAGCCTTCAATCACTCAAAGCCCTCTTCCATTGACTCTCAGATGACTGCTCCCATGCCCCCTCCTCAGCCCAAAGCGATGACATCACCACCTTCTTTCAGCCAGCCAATGAAATCTCCCCCTTCATCAAAG CCCTCGCCTCCTgggcctgtctctgtcccaggtggaggtgttcctctctccatgagggaggtggaggagctgGAGAGAATGACCAATGCATTCATCaaagacatggacacacacgcTCCCGtcatcacctcagcacctacag aggtaTGTGGTAAGTGTGGTGAGGCTCTGTCTCGTTCCCAGCCTGCAGTGAGAGCCATGAACAAACTCTTCCACTCTGACTGTTTCTGCTGTATGAGCTGCCATCGCCCCCTGCAGGGCATGCAGTTCTACGACAAGGACGGGACGCCACAGTGTGACGACTGCTACACT AGTTCTCTGGCGGTGTGTTCTCGGTGTGGGGAGCGTATTACAGACCGTGTGTTGAAGGCGGTGGGCCAGTGTTTCCATGCCCATTGTTTCCGCTGCTGCACCTGCGCCTGCAGCCTGGAGGGGGCGCCTTTCATCACCGACGAcaacaacaacccatactgtgtCCCAGACTACCACAG GCGTttctctcccctgtgtgtgtg CTGTAATGAGCCCATAGTTCCTGACGCCGGCAGTCAAGAGACCGTGAGAGTAAGGCCCAACAAGAACTTCCACCTCAAGTGCTACCGCTGTGAGGTAAGGACAACAGACCTGCTACATCTAAAGTACTACCGCTGTGAGGTAAGGACAACAGACCTGCTACATCTAAAGTGCTACCGCTGTGAGGTAAGGACAACAGACCTGCTACATCTAAAGTACTACCGCTGTGAG GTAAGGACATCAGACCTGCTACATCTAAAGTACTACCGCTGTGAG GTAAGGACATCAGACCTGCTACATCTAAAGTACTACCGCTGTGAGGTAAGGACAACAGACCTGCTACATCTAAAGTACTACCGCTGTGAG GTAAGGACATCAGACCTGCTACATCTAAAGTACTACCGCTGTGAG GTAAGGACATCAGACCTGCTACATCTAAAGTACTACCGCTGTGAGGTAAGGACAACAGACCTGCTACATCTAAAGTACTACCGCTGTGAGGTAAGGACAACAGACCTGCTACATCTAAAGTACTACCGCTGTGAGGTAAGGACAACAGACCTGCTACATCTAAAGTACTACCGCTGTGAGGTAAGGACAACAGACCTGCTACATCTAAAGTACTACCGCTGTGAGGTAAGGACAACAGACCTGCTACATCTAAAGTACTACCGCTGTGAGGTAAGGACAACAGACCTGCTACATCTAAAGTACTACCGCTGTGAGGTAAGGACAACAGACCTGCTACATCTAAAGTACTACCGCTGTGAGGTAAGGACATCAGACCTGCTACATCTAAAGTACTACCGCTGTgaggcatttttcctattttgttgccttacctGGAATTAA
- the LOC118379506 gene encoding zyxin-like isoform X6, producing the protein MSDSSGSKPFMVTSSINLKVTTPSFYNQPKKFASVNPPRPKSQSDPSPPPGSTPPAGPSPPPSLVSSTRGVGTAVIGRVGVMPPPPPSLCEDFPPPPPPLDDELPAPPPNCATTPPASDAPPPAFPPPPAVDDLPLPPAPLEENACLPRSPSPPPPPPPPPLPVSGPSSVPSAGENFQRLAKQTSFDKQLDSLTDLLSEMETRGPFNPKLPSQYSAPPPPAPKPAGPPPTAPKPNLSFLPPPEMGDKPPPAPWAEELKLRTTHRQANNPISTPVPAPAPQPFAKAPVVAPKAFGGMKTGTSVPPVGLKNQNHAPAPFGVAPKPSPTASSFPPPPAAPPAAPPAPPANKVSPPAFNHSKPSSIDSQMTAPMPPPQPKAMTSPPSFSQPMKSPPSSKPSPPGPVSVPGGGVPLSMREVEELERMTNAFIKDMDTHAPVITSAPTEVCGKCGEALSRSQPAVRAMNKLFHSDCFCCMSCHRPLQGMQFYDKDGTPQCDDCYTSSLAVCSRCGERITDRVLKAVGQCFHAHCFRCCTCACSLEGAPFITDDNNNPYCVPDYHRRFSPLCVCCNEPIVPDAGSQETVRVRPNKNFHLKCYRCEVRTTDLLHLKYYRCEVRTTDLLHLKCYRCEVRTTDLLHLKYYRCEVRTSDLLHLKYYRCEVRTSDLLHLKYYRCEVRTTDLLHLKYYRCEVRTTDLLHLKYYRCEVRTSDLLHLKYYRCEVRTTDLLHLKYYRCEVRTTDLLHLKYYRCEVRTSDLLHLKYYRCEVRTTDLLHLKYYRCEVRTTDLLHLKYYRCEVRTTDLLHLKYYRCEVRTTDLLHLKYYRCEVRTTDLLHLKYYRCEVRTTDLLHLKYYRCEVRTTDLLHLKYYRCEVRTSDLLHLKYYRCEAFFLFCCLTWN; encoded by the exons ATGTCTGACTCCAGCGGCAGTAAACCCTTCATGGTGACTTCCTCCATCAACCTCAAAGTCACCACCCCCTCCTTCTACAACCAGCCAAAGAAGTTTGCCTCGGTCAACCCGCCACGCCCCAAAAGCCAGTCCGACCCGTCGCCTCCCCCGGGCTCAACTCCTCCCGCaggtccctctcctccccccagtCTGGTCTCCTCAACACGCGGTGTCGGCACAGCTGTCATTGGTCGAGTTGGAGTGATGCCTCCACCCCCACCATCGCTCTGCGAAG ACTTCCCGCCCCCTCCTCCTCCGTTGGACGATGAGCTGCCAGCCCCTCCCCCCAACTGTGCAACCACACCCCCAGCCTCCGATGCCCCTCCCCCtgccttccctccccctcccgcGGTGGAtgacctccccctcccccccgcCCCGCTTGAGGAGAATGCCTGTCTCCCCCGTTccccgtctccccctcctccaccaccccctccccctctcccagtctctggtcCCAGTAGTGTCCCCAGTGCTGGGGAGAACTTTCAG cgtCTGGCAAAGCAGACTAGTTTTGACAAACAGCTGGATTCTCTGACTGACCTGCTGTCTGAGATGGAGACCAGAGGACCCTTCAACCCCAAG TTGCCCAGTCAGtactcagctcctcctcctcctgcccccaAGCCTGCAGGGCCTCCCCCCACTGCTCCCAAGCccaacctctccttcctcccccctccagagATGGGAGACAAGCCCCCTCCCGCTCCCTGGGCCGAGGAGCTCAAACTCCGGACGACACACAGACAAGCCAATAACCCTATATCCACCCCAGTTCCTGCTCCTGCCCCACAGCCATTTGCTAAAGCCCCAGTCGTGGCTCCTAAGGCTTTTGGGGGCATGAAAACGGGGACATCCGTGCCTCCTGTGGGACTGAAGAACCAGAACCATGCCCCGGCTCCATTTGGTGTTGCTCCTAAACCTTCCCCTACAGCcagctccttccctcctcctcctgccgcTCCTCCTGCCGCTCCTCCCGCCCCACCAGCCAACAAAGTGTCTCCCCCAGCCTTCAATCACTCAAAGCCCTCTTCCATTGACTCTCAGATGACTGCTCCCATGCCCCCTCCTCAGCCCAAAGCGATGACATCACCACCTTCTTTCAGCCAGCCAATGAAATCTCCCCCTTCATCAAAG CCCTCGCCTCCTgggcctgtctctgtcccaggtggaggtgttcctctctccatgagggaggtggaggagctgGAGAGAATGACCAATGCATTCATCaaagacatggacacacacgcTCCCGtcatcacctcagcacctacag aggtaTGTGGTAAGTGTGGTGAGGCTCTGTCTCGTTCCCAGCCTGCAGTGAGAGCCATGAACAAACTCTTCCACTCTGACTGTTTCTGCTGTATGAGCTGCCATCGCCCCCTGCAGGGCATGCAGTTCTACGACAAGGACGGGACGCCACAGTGTGACGACTGCTACACT AGTTCTCTGGCGGTGTGTTCTCGGTGTGGGGAGCGTATTACAGACCGTGTGTTGAAGGCGGTGGGCCAGTGTTTCCATGCCCATTGTTTCCGCTGCTGCACCTGCGCCTGCAGCCTGGAGGGGGCGCCTTTCATCACCGACGAcaacaacaacccatactgtgtCCCAGACTACCACAG GCGTttctctcccctgtgtgtgtg CTGTAATGAGCCCATAGTTCCTGACGCCGGCAGTCAAGAGACCGTGAGAGTAAGGCCCAACAAGAACTTCCACCTCAAGTGCTACCGCTGTGAGGTAAGGACAACAGACCTGCTACATCTAAAGTACTACCGCTGTGAGGTAAGGACAACAGACCTGCTACATCTAAAGTGCTACCGCTGTGAGGTAAGGACAACAGACCTGCTACATCTAAAGTACTACCGCTGTGAG GTAAGGACATCAGACCTGCTACATCTAAAGTACTACCGCTGTGAG GTAAGGACATCAGACCTGCTACATCTAAAGTACTACCGCTGTGAGGTAAGGACAACAGACCTGCTACATCTAAAGTACTACCGCTGTGAGGTAAGGACAACAGACCTGCTACATCTAAAGTACTACCGCTGTGAGGTAAGGACATCAGACCTGCTACATCTAAAGTACTACCGCTGTGAG GTAAGGACAACAGACCTGCTACATCTAAAGTACTACCGCTGTGAG GTAAGGACAACAGACCTGCTACATCTAAAGTACTACCGCTGTGAGGTAAGGACATCAGACCTGCTACATCTAAAGTACTACCGCTGTGAGGTAAGGACAACAGACCTGCTACATCTAAAGTACTACCGCTGTGAGGTAAGGACAACAGACCTGCTACATCTAAAGTACTACCGCTGTGAGGTAAGGACAACAGACCTGCTACATCTAAAGTACTACCGCTGTGAGGTAAGGACAACAGACCTGCTACATCTAAAGTACTACCGCTGTGAGGTAAGGACAACAGACCTGCTACATCTAAAGTACTACCGCTGTGAGGTAAGGACAACAGACCTGCTACATCTAAAGTACTACCGCTGTGAGGTAAGGACAACAGACCTGCTACATCTAAAGTACTACCGCTGTGAGGTAAGGACATCAGACCTGCTACATCTAAAGTACTACCGCTGTgaggcatttttcctattttgttgccttacctGGAATTAA